In Archangium violaceum, the following are encoded in one genomic region:
- a CDS encoding isoaspartyl peptidase/L-asparaginase family protein gives MPVPLRRALSAAALTALLLPLGCSTSLSTRREDEKRMSSNDDVPKPAPRWGIVIHGGAGVIKREALSAEREAAVRAVLTEALQAGHSVLAKGGSSLDAVTAAIRVMEDSPLFNAGKGAVFTHDGKNELDAAIMNGRTREAGAVAGLRHVKNPITLARAVMEKSPHVMMIGEGAEEFAKQQGVELVPESYFYTEERWESLQRALEAEKKQQQAPPEQGQPRGPSTFYETPAGSDHKFGTVGAVALDQAGNLAAGTSTGGMTNKRFGRVGDAPIIGAGTYADPRCAVSATGHGEYFIRYGVARDICARVEYQELPVLEAANQVVLDVLVKAGGEGGVIAMDSQGNIATPFNSAGMYRGYMGPEGTPSVAIFKDKEE, from the coding sequence ATGCCCGTTCCGCTCCGCCGTGCCCTCTCCGCCGCAGCCCTGACGGCCCTGCTCCTGCCGCTCGGGTGCTCCACTTCCCTCTCCACCCGACGCGAGGATGAGAAGCGTATGAGCTCTAACGACGACGTTCCCAAGCCGGCCCCTCGTTGGGGCATCGTCATCCACGGTGGCGCGGGCGTCATCAAGCGCGAGGCCCTCTCCGCCGAGCGCGAGGCGGCCGTCCGCGCCGTCCTCACCGAGGCCCTCCAGGCGGGTCATTCCGTCCTCGCGAAGGGTGGCTCCAGCCTGGATGCCGTCACCGCCGCCATCCGCGTCATGGAGGACTCGCCCCTGTTCAACGCGGGCAAGGGTGCCGTCTTCACCCATGACGGGAAGAACGAGCTCGACGCCGCCATCATGAACGGGCGCACCCGCGAGGCCGGCGCCGTGGCGGGCCTGCGTCACGTGAAGAACCCCATCACGCTCGCCAGGGCCGTGATGGAGAAGTCCCCGCACGTGATGATGATCGGCGAGGGCGCCGAGGAGTTCGCGAAGCAGCAGGGCGTGGAACTCGTGCCCGAGAGCTACTTCTACACGGAGGAGCGCTGGGAGTCCCTGCAGCGTGCCCTGGAGGCGGAGAAGAAGCAGCAGCAGGCGCCGCCCGAGCAGGGCCAGCCCCGGGGGCCCTCCACCTTCTACGAGACTCCCGCCGGGAGCGACCACAAGTTCGGCACGGTGGGCGCGGTGGCGCTCGACCAGGCTGGCAATCTCGCCGCGGGCACCTCCACCGGTGGCATGACGAACAAGCGGTTCGGCCGCGTAGGCGATGCTCCCATCATCGGCGCCGGCACCTACGCCGATCCGCGCTGCGCCGTCTCCGCCACCGGGCATGGCGAGTACTTCATCCGCTACGGCGTGGCCCGCGACATCTGCGCCCGCGTCGAGTACCAGGAGCTGCCAGTGCTCGAGGCCGCCAACCAAGTCGTGCTGGACGTGCTGGTGAAGGCCGGTGGCGAGGGCGGTGTCATCGCCATGGATAGCCAGGGCAACATCGCCACGCCCTTCAACTCGGCGGGCATGTACCGCGGCTACATGGGGCCGGAGGGGACTCCCTCCGTCGCCATCTTCAAGGACAAGGAGGAGTGA
- a CDS encoding alpha-amylase family glycosyl hydrolase, producing the protein MLVGLLALAGCDSHDDPDSGADAGSDADAGSNADAGSNADAGSVDTTPFIRIHYRLQEGGDPKTWGVHFWGAGSTSPEWGAPRLFDKTDDFGAYTDVKVSVTADTDEALLGLIPVQCSGGNCKRDIETSVRFVDLARDAATPNIAECWITQGQAVQTTKPASSKPSFKILRAKDFIDLGNGGVRLMFHVAPGSTGTVRYGVARDALDQEVTWAATDDINKKGLLLGPLAPGKTVYYQIHSTLRTATEVLEDETPVLELLPLRFSTVSAAADWATWGGKGIMYQLIVRTFADGGAPRVVSDSSGESGIDPSTRDGVGDLVGLKSMLPYLKQLGVDAIWMTPVFKAKSYHGYDTTDFYDIDPALGTRKDFTDLTAAADVLGIHIILDLVQNHVADVNPWFVAGSNPKDPQFAKYHDWFVWSDEHSNMLADKHPWDDAALVWACKNYMCYHQIFGTAMPELNFRNPEVRAEMKKIAEFWVKLGADGFRLDASKHIDQFDDNHGISLATHGTHVWWKEFNAFVKKGIPLPAGAPPVLLAGENRWDEPRLIGNMVPYASDMDSQFDFPFRGLVGNFLRGEVGDDADFVKYIQTLNQAAGDTAAGGNPNHYFERFLSNHDLNRPATDIEEAGGLVFAMQKQAATIVFTVPGMPVLYYGEEFGKKGKADKFLGNEGWVHDELVREPMSWFQKVSFTGDKQSSWDIDFARTNAANAELGLPAGVCKAPNPEYPYIKYMSEDDPHSWAAQKDDPDSLFNYYKKLIAIRKANALITDSSTRFVTVQNTAETFEYTLTKDGKSLTVVLNRLPEARKISRTSEATDLLTGAKGTSFDVPEFGALILQ; encoded by the coding sequence TTGTTGGTCGGCCTGCTCGCGCTCGCTGGCTGTGATTCGCACGATGACCCCGATTCGGGTGCCGACGCCGGCTCGGACGCCGACGCCGGCTCGAACGCTGATGCCGGCTCGAACGCTGACGCCGGGTCCGTCGACACGACCCCCTTCATCCGGATCCACTACCGCCTCCAGGAGGGGGGAGATCCCAAGACGTGGGGTGTGCACTTCTGGGGAGCCGGCTCCACGTCTCCCGAGTGGGGGGCGCCGCGGCTGTTCGACAAGACGGACGACTTTGGCGCGTATACCGACGTGAAGGTCAGCGTGACGGCGGATACGGACGAGGCGCTGCTGGGCCTGATCCCCGTCCAGTGCTCGGGCGGCAATTGCAAGCGGGACATCGAGACGAGCGTGCGCTTCGTCGACCTCGCCAGGGACGCGGCCACTCCGAACATCGCCGAGTGTTGGATCACCCAGGGACAGGCCGTCCAGACGACGAAGCCCGCCTCGAGCAAGCCGTCGTTCAAGATCCTCCGCGCGAAGGACTTCATCGACCTGGGCAACGGCGGTGTCCGCCTGATGTTCCATGTGGCACCGGGCTCGACGGGCACGGTGCGGTACGGGGTGGCTCGGGACGCGCTGGACCAGGAAGTCACGTGGGCGGCGACCGACGACATCAACAAGAAGGGCCTGCTCCTCGGCCCGCTCGCCCCGGGAAAGACCGTCTATTACCAGATCCACTCGACCCTGCGGACCGCGACGGAGGTGCTGGAGGACGAGACGCCCGTGCTCGAGCTCCTGCCCCTCCGGTTCTCGACCGTCTCCGCCGCGGCCGACTGGGCGACGTGGGGCGGCAAGGGCATCATGTATCAGCTCATCGTCCGCACGTTCGCGGATGGTGGCGCGCCCAGGGTGGTCTCCGACTCCAGCGGGGAGAGTGGCATCGATCCCTCCACGCGGGATGGCGTGGGAGATCTCGTCGGCCTCAAGAGCATGCTGCCCTATCTCAAGCAGCTCGGAGTCGACGCCATCTGGATGACGCCCGTGTTCAAGGCGAAGAGCTACCACGGGTACGACACGACCGACTTCTATGACATCGATCCGGCGCTCGGCACGCGGAAGGACTTCACGGACCTCACGGCGGCCGCGGACGTCCTGGGCATCCACATCATCCTGGACCTCGTGCAGAACCACGTCGCCGACGTGAATCCCTGGTTCGTGGCGGGCTCGAATCCGAAGGACCCCCAGTTCGCGAAGTACCACGACTGGTTCGTCTGGTCGGATGAGCACTCGAACATGCTGGCCGACAAGCACCCCTGGGACGATGCGGCGCTCGTGTGGGCCTGCAAGAACTATATGTGCTACCACCAGATCTTCGGCACGGCGATGCCGGAGCTCAACTTCCGCAACCCGGAAGTGCGCGCCGAGATGAAGAAGATCGCCGAGTTCTGGGTCAAGCTCGGAGCGGACGGCTTCCGCCTCGACGCCTCGAAGCACATCGATCAGTTCGACGACAACCATGGCATCTCGCTCGCCACGCACGGCACGCACGTCTGGTGGAAGGAGTTCAACGCCTTCGTGAAGAAGGGCATCCCCCTCCCCGCCGGTGCTCCGCCGGTGCTCCTGGCCGGAGAGAACCGCTGGGACGAACCGCGCCTCATCGGGAACATGGTGCCGTACGCCAGCGACATGGATTCGCAGTTCGACTTCCCCTTCCGCGGGCTCGTCGGCAATTTCCTGCGCGGAGAGGTCGGTGACGATGCCGATTTCGTGAAGTACATCCAGACGCTCAATCAGGCGGCTGGCGATACGGCGGCGGGCGGCAATCCCAATCACTACTTCGAGCGCTTCCTGTCGAACCACGACCTGAACCGGCCGGCGACGGACATCGAGGAGGCCGGAGGCTTGGTCTTCGCGATGCAGAAGCAGGCGGCGACCATCGTCTTCACGGTGCCCGGGATGCCCGTCCTCTATTACGGCGAGGAGTTCGGCAAGAAGGGCAAGGCGGACAAGTTCCTCGGCAACGAGGGCTGGGTGCACGACGAGCTCGTCCGTGAGCCCATGAGCTGGTTCCAGAAGGTGAGCTTCACCGGCGACAAGCAGTCGTCGTGGGACATCGACTTCGCCCGGACGAACGCCGCCAACGCGGAGCTCGGGCTGCCGGCGGGGGTCTGCAAGGCGCCCAACCCGGAGTACCCCTACATCAAATACATGTCGGAGGATGACCCGCACTCGTGGGCCGCCCAGAAGGATGACCCGGACAGCCTCTTCAACTACTACAAGAAGCTCATCGCCATCAGGAAGGCGAACGCGCTCATCACCGACTCGAGCACCCGGTTCGTGACGGTCCAGAACACCGCCGAGACGTTCGAGTACACCCTGACCAAGGATGGCAAGTCCCTGACGGTGGTCCTCAACCGTCTGCCCGAGGCGCGGAAGATCTCCCGCACGTCGGAGGCCACGGACCTGCTCACCGGCGCGAAGGGCACGTCTTTCGATGTGCCCGAGTTCGGTGCGTTGATCCTCCAGTAG
- a CDS encoding glycoside hydrolase: MSIQARKSFVAATRVAASLVAALTFGGGTQARADYVATPNPSSNFGTWQGWGCSLAWWANAFGDRDDLADAVFTTNASVSLSTNAGTYSVPGLGMNVVRYNIGGYGTRPVGTTVPVYPATSTLPNFRRIPGYWLDWYSTDPSSSSFDWYADAPQRNMMWKARDRGANVFEAFSNSPMWWMNYNKSSAGSNGGGNNLQSWNHGDFARYLATVVKYAKDHWGVNFTTVEPFNEPAESWWTYPKNQEGCHFDNATQRQVLAQLRTELNNRGLQSVGIAASDENSPDQALGTWNAFDTATKGLVNQINVHGYSGLEPYRGPNRGPLYSATSGKRRWVSEYGDGYDSGMPMADSIVRDLWEYHPSAWVYWQPFDSGGWGLIQSNPGDNWIGTPNAKWYVMAQFSRHIRPGMTLLGGTDPNTVFAHDATARKLVVVTVNFGTAQWIDYDLSRFGTVSGPITRWATVTASGGDRYARYNDTNLSGKRFWSWFPANTVQTFEVQGISP, translated from the coding sequence ATGTCGATTCAAGCAAGGAAGTCCTTCGTAGCGGCGACCCGTGTCGCGGCCTCGCTCGTCGCGGCCCTGACGTTCGGAGGAGGAACACAGGCGCGAGCCGACTATGTCGCCACGCCCAATCCCTCCAGCAACTTCGGCACGTGGCAGGGGTGGGGCTGCTCCCTGGCCTGGTGGGCCAATGCCTTCGGGGACCGCGATGACCTGGCGGATGCCGTCTTCACCACCAACGCCTCGGTGAGCCTGTCCACCAACGCGGGGACCTACTCCGTGCCGGGGCTCGGGATGAACGTGGTCCGCTACAACATCGGGGGCTACGGCACCCGGCCCGTCGGGACGACCGTTCCCGTCTATCCCGCCACGAGCACCCTCCCGAACTTCAGGCGCATCCCTGGCTACTGGCTCGACTGGTACAGCACGGATCCTTCCTCTTCCAGCTTCGACTGGTACGCCGACGCCCCGCAGCGCAACATGATGTGGAAGGCGAGGGATCGCGGCGCGAACGTCTTCGAGGCGTTCTCCAATTCACCCATGTGGTGGATGAACTACAACAAGAGCTCCGCGGGCAGTAACGGCGGCGGTAACAACCTCCAGTCCTGGAACCACGGAGACTTCGCCCGCTATCTGGCCACCGTCGTCAAGTACGCCAAGGACCACTGGGGCGTGAACTTCACCACCGTCGAGCCCTTCAACGAGCCGGCGGAATCCTGGTGGACGTACCCCAAGAACCAGGAAGGCTGTCACTTCGACAACGCCACACAACGCCAGGTCCTCGCCCAGCTCCGGACCGAGCTGAACAACCGGGGACTCCAGAGCGTGGGCATCGCCGCCTCGGATGAGAACTCTCCGGACCAGGCCCTCGGCACCTGGAACGCCTTCGACACGGCGACGAAGGGGCTGGTCAATCAGATCAACGTGCACGGCTACAGCGGCCTCGAACCCTACCGGGGACCGAACCGGGGTCCCCTCTACTCGGCCACGAGCGGCAAGCGGCGCTGGGTCTCCGAGTACGGGGACGGCTACGACAGCGGCATGCCGATGGCGGACTCCATCGTGCGCGACCTGTGGGAGTACCACCCGAGCGCCTGGGTCTACTGGCAGCCGTTCGACAGTGGCGGCTGGGGTCTGATCCAGTCCAATCCCGGTGACAACTGGATCGGAACGCCCAATGCCAAGTGGTACGTCATGGCCCAGTTCAGCCGGCACATCCGGCCGGGCATGACGCTCCTGGGTGGCACGGATCCCAACACCGTGTTCGCCCATGACGCCACGGCCCGCAAGCTGGTCGTGGTGACGGTGAACTTCGGAACGGCCCAGTGGATCGACTACGACCTGTCCCGGTTCGGCACGGTCAGCGGCCCCATCACCC